In a single window of the Bactrocera dorsalis isolate Fly_Bdor chromosome 2, ASM2337382v1, whole genome shotgun sequence genome:
- the LOC105229530 gene encoding uncharacterized protein LOC105229530: protein MKAATRLCPIIVLICAARLVCTAQQRYHHSSIVGYPLDYADVKLIQKDFSLDKRNKPSLSIVNPLDVLRQRLLLEIARRQMKENTRQVELNRAILKNVGKRMLNNDGDSSYKLPLQEQQQFEYSLKHIPYPQQMYTYRAPQYDQQSQFQLQPLWQPHYTNQLEYTPDVSIYDYLHEPAHIYNTVLGATESKGNLDGQTTSWYIDALENGAEEGDANIYNTKGNELTSERRIQDKGTGGDSSSTNVDSIPSGGTLSKNVSDKVHLAALEDNVLANGADKERNVDNADYHLRYFYGVPKKHHNMKK, encoded by the exons ATGAAAGCTGCTACTAGACTTTGCCCCATCATAGTTCTGATTTGCGCAGCGCGACTCGTGTGTACGGCTCAACAACGGTACCACCACAGCAGTATTGTCGGGTACCCTCTCGACTACGCGGACGTCAAGTTAATACAG AAAGATTTCTCGCTGGATAAACGAAACAAACCATCTCTGTCAATCGTGAATCCTTTGGATGTGCTGCGGCAACGTTTGTTACTAGAGATTGCTCGAAGGCAAATGAAGGAGAATACAAGACAG GTGGAATTGAATCGTGCCATATTGAAGAACGTCGGTAAACGTATGCTGAACAATGATGGTGACTCCAGCTACAAACTTCCAttgcaagaacaacaacaatttgaataTTCCCTCAAGCACATCCCTTATCCACAGCAAATGTACACGTACCGCGCTCCCCAATATGACCAACAATCGCAATTCCAACTGCAACCTTTGTGGCAGCCACATTACACTAATCAATTGGAGTACACACCAGATGTGTCCATATATGACTACCTACATGAACCCGCTCACATATACAATACCGTTCTGGGCGCAACTGAAAGCAAAGGCAACCTGGATGGACAGACGACTTCTTGGTACATCGATGCACTTGAAAATGGTGCCGAAGAAGGTGACGCAAATATTTACAACACCAAGGGAAATGAATTGACTTCAGAGCGACGAATTCAAGACAAGGGCACAGGTGGCGATAGCAGCAGTACCAATGTCGACTCAATCCCTAGCGGAGGGACGCTGAGCAAAAATGTGTCCGACAAAGTGCATTTGGCTGCACTTGAAGACAATGTGCTAGCAAATGGCGCTGATAAGGAGAGAAATGTTGACAACGCAGATTACCACTTGCGATACTTTTATGGAGTGCCCAAAAAGCACCACAATATGAAAAAGTAA